AAACAATCAAACATTGTCTTTCAAGGAGGAAAATCATGAGGAAGATGTCTCCATTGGCATCCTGTATAGTTCATATAAAAGATAGCATCAATAAGTCTCATTTAGAAGATTTACAGTGCTTCCCTTCTTTTTCATAGAAAACAGAGAAAATAGGCTTGATTTCTTCCCACTCTTTATCACTTTAAATCATCAGGATAGCTTTCACGCATGATGCTCCTCCTTTTTGGAGTCTGCTTTCATTTTATCAATAAGCAAGAGTTTCGAGGTACATTCTTAGAGATGATTGCAAGCTTTTGCTTCAGAAAAAGTTTATAAAAAGGCATTAAAATAAAAAAGGGCTAAAACAAAAGTTTTAGCCCTTAAGTGTTTAATTCATAGCAAGATTGAACTTGTCTAATAGGTATGGCCCCAAGAGATGCCAAATACATCGTCAGACTGTTTAATATTGGCTTCTCCTAAGCCAAATGAAGAGGGAATAGAGTTTTTACCCTTAATCTTATGGCTGAAACCATGTCCATAAAATATCGAGATTTCATTACTCGAGTTAAGGCAGGCGGTCGCACCTAGTGTAAGGTAATCTTCGATGGTGTCAACAGTCAAAACATTGACAGCTGTTTGAGAGCGTTTGATAGGAGCCCGAGTATGGCGATAGCCAGCACGAACAGTTAACCATTCGGTAAGTTCGTAATCTAAGCCTAAACGATAAAACCATTGATCGCGGAAACCAAAACCGGTACCGTTATGGGCACCAAGCTTATGAGCAGTTAAGTTGTCCTGTAAAGGCCTGTGAAGGGCTTTTACTTTTCGCCAATTGATATATTCGACATCAAAGGCTAAGGTTGCATAGGGGAGTAGACGCCAAGCAAAACCTGCCCCAATTTTTTGAGGGATATTAAGTCTTCCTTTTCCTGCTAGGAAACCCTTGTATTTTTTAAATTTGCTCATGTAAGTTTTTGGCTGATAGGTGACACCAACGCTTAATCTATCTGCCACTTGGCATCTATAACCGAAGGTAAAGCCTACCCCTTGTGAATAGCTATATTTATGGTTCGTCACATATTTTGGAAATTTGCTGAAAATGCCTACGCCAAATGCTTCTTTAGCAAAATTTTGCAACCCTTGAACCCATAGACGTTGAATCATATAATTAAGAGAAACACCAAAATTATGTTTTTCTAATAATTTGATGGAGAATGTGGGGGAAATTGTTTCATGAGCATATTCCATACCTACTTTGGAGGTGCCAAACAAAGGTAATGCATGTTTATATTTGGTCTTGCTAAAGTTGCGGTTATAAACAACTAAGCCTAACGACATGTTGTTTCCCAACATTTTGTTGATACCAAAATCGCCGTTGTAAGCATATTTTGCCTTATGGTTGGCGTCAAATTTGCCATTTACACCGGGAAGAGGTGAAAGATTACCTCTAACTGTAGCTTGGCGAGAGGTACGGGCTACTTCAAATCCTAGATCATAGCGATATCCCACGTCAGCCATCCCGGCAGGATTAAAAACAGCTGCTTGAGCATCTTGAGGGTAAGCAATACCGGTAGCTGCCATACCAAAGGTTTTTACGCTAGCAATAACAGCGTGGGCACTTGTAGGTGTTAGGACAAGACAGGGCACGAAGCACAGAGAGGCTATCATTTTTTTAAATGAAAACTTTACCACTTTTTCTCCTTTATGTTTGGGCTGCTTTAATTAAATAAAGCAGTTTTTAGTGGGTACTGTAGAGTATAAAGGTAAAAAAATCAAATAAAAACTAAAGTTTTTTAGGATGATGAATTTTATTGTAAACTTGTCGTTTAGGAATAGAACGCAGGGTAGCGACCTGTTTGATGGCTTCTGGTAAAGAGATAGCATTTTCTTGCTGAAGCCTAAAAACATGTGCTTCAATCGGTAGGTCGGCCCATTCTTCATAAGAAGGACCAGAATTTTTAGCAATGAGCAACACAATTTCACCTTTGAATTTCTTCTCTAAATGACGGGCAATTAATTGCTGGGCTGTGCCGCGCACTACTTCTTCAAATTTTTTGGTAAGCTCACGGGCGATAACGACTTCGCGATGAGCATCTAGACGATGGATGGCTTCTAATGCCTTCTGAATGCGTTCAGGGGATTCATAACAAATGGAGGTAAAAGGTTGGTTTAAAATTTCTGCAAGAGCTTTTATTAAGGCGCCTTGTGGACGTGGCAGAAAGCCATAAAATAAAAAATGGTCGGTCTCCAATCCTGAAATGCATAGAGCGCTTATGGCTGCACAGGCGCCGGGAATAGAGGAAACTTTTAAATTTTCTTGTAGGCATCTTTTAACCAGGCGAGCACCTGGATCAG
This Neochlamydia sp. AcF84 DNA region includes the following protein-coding sequences:
- a CDS encoding outer membrane protein transport protein; amino-acid sequence: MVKFSFKKMIASLCFVPCLVLTPTSAHAVIASVKTFGMAATGIAYPQDAQAAVFNPAGMADVGYRYDLGFEVARTSRQATVRGNLSPLPGVNGKFDANHKAKYAYNGDFGINKMLGNNMSLGLVVYNRNFSKTKYKHALPLFGTSKVGMEYAHETISPTFSIKLLEKHNFGVSLNYMIQRLWVQGLQNFAKEAFGVGIFSKFPKYVTNHKYSYSQGVGFTFGYRCQVADRLSVGVTYQPKTYMSKFKKYKGFLAGKGRLNIPQKIGAGFAWRLLPYATLAFDVEYINWRKVKALHRPLQDNLTAHKLGAHNGTGFGFRDQWFYRLGLDYELTEWLTVRAGYRHTRAPIKRSQTAVNVLTVDTIEDYLTLGATACLNSSNEISIFYGHGFSHKIKGKNSIPSSFGLGEANIKQSDDVFGISWGHTY
- the rsmI gene encoding 16S rRNA (cytidine(1402)-2'-O)-methyltransferase; its protein translation is MLYLVATPIGHLKDITLRAIETLQACDYILCEDTRHSLILLKHYEIHKPLISFHKFNEAYKEEQVIQDLKNSKTICLISDAGTPGISDPGARLVKRCLQENLKVSSIPGACAAISALCISGLETDHFLFYGFLPRPQGALIKALAEILNQPFTSICYESPERIQKALEAIHRLDAHREVVIARELTKKFEEVVRGTAQQLIARHLEKKFKGEIVLLIAKNSGPSYEEWADLPIEAHVFRLQQENAISLPEAIKQVATLRSIPKRQVYNKIHHPKKL